The stretch of DNA CCTTCCACAACTCCCTCCGGAGTTCTGTGGCTGATCTTTCCGCAGCCCCTGGCCGCCAGAACGATCACCAGCAGGATCAAAATGATCCCCGCCAGTGTCGCAATGTGGACAAAATTCAGTTTTTTATTAGAGTATTTCAGCTTCTTTACAGATTTTTTTCTGCGTTTTTTCTTTGTCGTCGTCATGACTTATCCTCGACCTTATTCTTCTTCACTGCCTGTGACAGCTTCCTCTGCAGAGCCTTCTTCGTTATCGCCAGTTTCTCCGTCAGTTTTTTTGTCATTTGTATCTGCTTCCGGATCTTTATCTCTTACCTTGGCGATACTTGCAACGGTTACACCCTCTGTAAGATTGATCATCTTCACACCGGAGGTGATCCTTCCAAGGACAGAGATATCCGCACACTGCAGACGGATAATGATACCCTCTGTAGTGATCATCATGATCTCGTTCTCTTCGTTGACAGCCTTGGCGCCGACAACATTTCCGGTCTTCTCGGTGATCTTGTAGCACTTCACACCCTTACCGCCACGGTTCTGGACAGCAAACTCACTCATGGCTGTGCGTTTGCCCATTCCGTTCTCAGAAGCTACAAGCAGATAATCTCCCTGGGTGTTCAGCTGCATGGCAACAACTTCATCACCGTCAGTAAGATTCATACCTCTTACTCCCATGGACGCACGGCCTGTGCTGCGGACATCCGTTTCCTTAAAGCGGATACACTGTCCGTCCCTGGTCACAAGAATAATATCCTTGTTATTATCAGTAGCCTTAACCTCGATCAGTTCGTCATCATCACGGAGAACGATTGCTGTAAGACCTGTCTTACGGACATTCTCGTAATCCTTGATCGGAGTTTTCTTCACAAGACCTTTCTTGGTGGCCATCATCAGATAGTGACCCTCTTCATATTTACGAAGCGGGATCACAGCTGTGATCTTTTCTCCCGGTACAAGCTGCAGAAGATTGATGATAGCAGTTCCTCTGGCTGTACGACCGGCCTCCGGAATCTCATATGCCTTCAGTCTGTATACACGTCCTGTATTAGTAAAGAACATGAGATAATGGTGCGTTGTCGTCATCAGAAGCTCTTCGATATAGTCATCCTCAATAGTCTGCATACCCTTGATTCCTCTGCCGCCACGGTTCTGGCTGCGGAAGTTGTCAACGGTCATACGCTTGATATAACCAAGCTTTGTCATTGCGATCACTGTATTTTCTCTCGGGATCAGATCCTCTGTAGAGATATCATATACATCGTATCCGATGGAAGTCTTTCTGTCATCGCCGTATTTCTCTGCAATGGCAAGAATCTCCTCACGGATCACCCTGAGAAGGAGCTTGCGGTCAGCAAGAATTGCCTGGAACTTGCGGATCTTCTCCATAAGCTCTGCATACTCAGCCTCCAGCTTCTCTCTTTCCAGACCTGTCAGTGCACGGAGACGCATATCCACGATTGCCTGTGCCTGCACATCTGTCAGCTCAAAACGGTCGATCAGCTCCTGCTTGGCGATCTGTACGTTGCGGGAACCGCGGATGATGCGGATCACTTCGTCAATATTATCAAGTGCCTTCAGAAGACCCTCCAAAATATGGGCTCTCTCCTGTGCCTTATTAAGATCATACTGTGTTCTTCTGCGAACTACATTCTCCTGATGCTCCAGATAGTACTCCAGCATCTCTTTCAGATTCAGAACCTTCGGTTCCATGCTTCCATGATTTGGAACAAGAGAAAGCATGATCACACCAAAAGTATCCTGCAGCTGTGTATGCTTGTAGAGCAGATTCAGGATCACGTTGGCATTGGCATCCTTGCGAAGATCAATACAGATTCGCATACCCTCACGGCTGGAATGGTCGTTCAGGTCTGTGATCCCGTCGATCTTTTTATCACGGACAAGCTCTGCGATCTTCTCGATCAGACGTGCCTTGTTTACAAGGTACGGGAGCTCGGTAACTACGATACGGGCTTTACCGTTTGGCAAAGTTTCGATATTTGTCACCGCACGGACACGGATCTTGCCACGTCCAGTACGGTAAGCTTCCTCGATACCTCTCGTTCCGAGGATGGTCGCTCCTGTAGGGAAGTCTGGTCCCTTTACGATCTCAAGAAGCTCCTCCATAGCTGTTTCTCTGTCTTCTTCCACAATGTTGTCAATGATCTTAACAACTGCATTGATAGTTTCACGAAGGTTATGCGGCGGAATATTGGTTGCCATACCTACCGCAATACCTGTAGTACCGTTTACCAAAAGGTTCGGAAAACGTGCCGGAAGCACAACCGGTTCACGCTCTGTCTCATCAAAGTTCGGCTGAAAATCAACCGTATCCTTGTTGATGTCAGCAAGCATCTCCATGGATATCTTGCTGAGACGTGCCTCTGTATATCGCATGGCAGCCGCACCGTCACCATCCACAGAACCAAAGTTTCCATGTCCATCAACCAGCGGATATCTTGTGGACCATTCCTGAGCCATATTAACCAGCGCACCATAGATGGAACTGTCACCATGCGGATGATATTTACCCATGGTATCACCGACAATACGCGCACATTTTCTGTGTGGCTTGTCAGGACCATTATTCAGCTCGATCATAGAGTACAGAACTCGGCGCTGTACCGGCTTCAGACCGTCTCTTACATCAGGCAAGGCTCGTGAGGCGATAACACTCATGGCATAGTCGATGTAAGATTCCTTCATCGTTTTTTCCAGATCCACTTCGTGGACTTTGTCAAAAATATTATCTTCCATTCTTCTTTATTCTCCTAGATATCAAGATTCTTAACGAATCTTGCATTTTCTTCGATAAATTCACGTCTTGGCTCTACCTTGTCTCCCATAAGAGTGGTAAATGTCAGATCGATCTCAGATGTGGCAGCTTCATCCATGGTCACACGGAGAAGGATTCTCTTCTCAGGGTCCATAGTAGTCTCCCAAAGCTGCTCGGCATCCATCTCACCCAGACCTTTATAACGCTGGATCTTATTGTTTCCGTCACGTCCGATCTCGGTAAGGATATTGTTCAGCTCATTATCGTCATATGCATACCATACCTTTTTGTTCTTCTCCACTTTATAGAGAGGAGGCTGCGCCAGGTATACATATCCCTGCTTGATCAGCTCCGGCATGAACCGATACAGGAAGGTCAGAAGCAGTGTTGCGATATGTGCACCGTCAACATCGGCATCGGTCATAATGATGATCTTGTGATAACGAAGCTTGGAAATATCAAAATCCTCATGGATTCCGGTTCCGAAGGCAGTGATCATTGCCTTGATCTCTTTGTTTCCGTAAATTTTATCCAGACGTGCCTTCTCAACATTCAGGATCTTACCACGAAGTGGAAGGATCGCCTGTGTGGCACGGTTTCTCGCTGTCTTGGCAGAACCACCCGCAGAATCTCCCTCTACGATATAAATCTCACAGTTCTCCGGATTCTTGTCAGAACAGTCTGCAAGCTTTCCCGGAAGTGACATACTGTCCAGTGCGGATTTTCTTCTTGTAAGGTCACGTGCCTTTCTGGCTGCCTCTCTGGCTCTCTGTGCAAGAACAGATTTCTCAACTGTAGCCTTGGCAACTGCAGGATTCTGCTCCAGGAAAATCTCCAGCTGTTTACTTACAACACTGTCTACCGCACCTCTGGCCTCACTGTTTCCAAGCTTCTGCTTAGTCTGACCCTCAAACTGCGGATTCTCGATCTTAACACTGACGATCGCAGTCAGGCCCTCACGGATATCATCACCGCTTAAGTTTGGCTCACTGTCCTTAAGAAGCTTGTTCTTACGTGCATAATCATTAAATGTATTGGTGATCGCATTACGGAAACCGGTAATGTGTGTACCACCCTCCGGTGTATTGATATTGTTTACAAAGCCATAGGTGTTCTCTGTATAGGAGTCATTGTGCTGCAGCGCAACCTCTACAGACACGCCGTCCTTCTCACCCTCACAGTAAATGATCTCCGGGTAAAGAGCCTCCTTGCTTCTGTTCAGATAACTTACAAACTCACGAATACCACCCTCATAGTGGAATACCTTCTCGCGCTCCTGACCCTCTCTCTTATCCTCCAGTACGATACGAAGACCCTTAGTCAGGAAAGCCATCTCACGAAGTCTCTGTTTCAGGATATCATAATCATAAACAGTCTCCTCAAAGATCTCCTTGTCCGGAAGGAAATAAACCTTCGTACCGGAAAGCCCCGGTTCACAGTCACCTACCACCTTCAGCGGGTACATAGTCTTGCCACGCTCATATCTCTGTCTGTATTCCTTACCCTCTCGGTAGATGGTAACCTCCAGCCATTCGGAAAGTGCATTTACAACAGATGCACCAACACCGTGAAGACCACCGGAAACCTTATATCCTCCACCGCCGAACTTACCGCCTGCGTGAAGAATGGTAAATACAACCTCAACTGCCGGAATACCAGCCTTATGATTGATGCCAACCGGAATACCACGACCATTATCTGTAACTGTAATGGAATTATCCGGATTGATATCTACATGGATCTCCGTACAAAAACCAGCCAGTGCTTCATCGACTGCGTTATCTACGATCTCATATACGAGATGATGAAGTCCACGGCTGGAGGTACTTCCGATATACATTCCAGGCCTCTTACGTACGGCTTCCAGTCCTTCCAGGATCTGGATCTGATCCGCGCCGTATTCTGTATTCTCTGCGCCCATGTCATTCCTCCTGTTCTTGTCATCCGGACGTATTTGAAAATTCATTTCTGCAGAACCATAGCAGCTTCAGAAATTATTACATCAAATCCTGAGCAAGATAAACTGATCTGTTAATTTCAGGAAATACTGTATTTTCATTTTGCAGAAAGCAATTCTCAAACCCGCTCCGGAAGTGTCATTTATACCTGTAAAATAAATATTTTTTACATACGAATACAAAGTTTATTATAGCACAAAAAAGCCTGTATTTCCACGCAAAATCATAGGAAATACAGGCAAAAAAGTATCTTATTAAATGCAATTTCAAATTACACAGCACAATATGCACTTAAAATATATGGAATATTCAGCTACTCCAGTAAAAGCCCAAATTCTTTTAACAATTTCTTCTGGTATTCCGGATCTGATGCCGATTTTATAATATCAGACGTTCTGCCCAGCTCAGCAAGGCAGAGGATCAAACTGTTAATACTATGTTCTCCCTGTTGCATTCCCTGCTGTATCCCCTGCTGTATCCCCTGCTGCATTCCCTGCTGCATTCCCTGCTGCATCCCCTGCTGCATCCCATCCTTTATTCCATCCTGCATTCCAATTCCATAACCTTCATCATAGCCATCCTGTAAACTTTTTCTTATCTTTTCCTCGATCTGATCCTGTATGATCCGATTTAATGCTTCACACATACAATCCGCCTCCCTGAATTTTTCCTCATTAGCCCTTACGATCATCTGCATGACTGATTCGTACAAAGGATTTTTCTGCTTTTCTCTGTATTCATTGAGAAGTCGTTTCATATCTTTCTTATCTTTTATTCTATCAGTCAGACTTCTCAGCCACAGATTTTTCTTCTTCGACAACTGTTCCGTTACAATAACCTGGATTGGGATCTTAGACCCTGTTACGTAATAAATTCCCTCTTCTATCTTTTTTATCCGGCATTTCCAAAACTCCCTCAAATGCCGGAGCATCTTCCGGGGATATGCCCTGCTTACCAAAGAGATCGTAATCTCCTCAATTGGGATTTCATCCTCAGTTACCGTATCTGCTTTATAAAAAAATGCATATCCGCACACCTTATAAAAATCATTGATGCTTATATAATCCGTCGGACTCTTATACTCAATGATATTATATTTCCGGAAGATCCTTCCGATGTTTTTATTAATGGGGATATCGGTCTTCTTTTTGATCACAAGCGCATCGATCTCCATTGGTTTCGTCCCAAGCTGATGCTCATTCTCAAAAATCAGATTCTCCTTTTCTGACTCCAGTTCTATCTGGATATCAGCAAAAAATGCAGGATGCCACTGCCGCAGATTAGAGCTGTTTGTTCTGTTTTTGTTTACGATCATACACGACTCCTCTATTTTGATCTCAAGGAGCCTCATCTGAAAACTCCTGCTGAAAAATGGAAAAAGCATGAATTTTCTGAGATGACAGGCAATCTGCCTGATATATGAAATGTAATAGAAAAATAAGATTATTTTTAGAAAATATGCTTTTACAGCATTTCCATAGAATCCCGGAACTGCTTTTTATTTTTGATAAGATCAGCTTACCACAATATGGTCTGTACTGCAAGCAAATCATTTCGACAAAATCCGTACAGTACTTTTTATATTACTGTTCACTCCGTTCTCAGTAACACGCTTCGCGATGCCAGTGAACAGTAATCTTTTTATTACTATAAAAAAAGCCACATACGCTCCCAAAAAATCCTTGGTCACAGTATGCAGCTTATTCAATCATCCACGATCACGTTATTACGATCCATACCGCAATTTACACCTGATCATTCAGCAGAACCTTCTCCATCCAGAAGCGCCTTATAAATATCCCGCTTGGAAACACCACGATCCTTGGCAGCAAGCTTCATGGCATCCTTCCTGGAATTCCCCTGCTGCTCATACATCGCCACATGCTCCGCAATGGAAATCTCCTCCCAGGAAGCACGCTTCTCCGCCTCCATCTCACTGCGGCTCCTGCCCTCGATCACGAGAACACACTCACCCAACGGCTTCTCATCTTTATAAAAATCCATCAGATCATCGATCGTAGTCCGGAATGCCGTTTCATGCTTCTTGGTCAGCTCTCTGCAAAGAGTCATCCGGCGGTTGCCAAGCGCCTCTCTGAGCTCACCAAGGGTCCTTACAAGCCTGTGAGGCGCCTCATACAGGATAATAGTCCTGGTTTCACAGGAAAGCTCCTCCAGGATTGTTTTTCGTTCTTTCTTATCCGCCGGAAGAAAAGCCTCGAAAGCAAAACGCCTGGTATGCAGGCCTGACAAAGTCAGAGCAGTGATGCAGGCAGCAGGACCCGGAAGTGAAGTCACTTCAATTCCGGCTTCATAGCACATGGCGGCAAGCTCCTCCCCGGGATCCGAGATACCCGGAGTACCTGCATCTGTGATCAACGCAATGTTTGTACCTGCCAGCAGCTTTTCCACAAGGACATGGCCCTTATCTATCTTATTGTATTCGTGGTAGCTGGTCATGGGGGTTTTTATATCAAAATGATTCAGCAGTTTTATGCTGTTGCGGGTATCCTCCGCAGCGATTAAATCCACTTCCCGAAGGGTTCTTAGTACTCGAAGGGTGATGTCTTCGAGGTTTCCTATGGGGGTGGCACATAAGTATAGTTTTCCGTTTTGTTTCATATTTGCCTCTTTTCTCGCTTGACCGCGGGGAGTTTTTTTCCACTTGGCCGTGGGGGTTTCCGCTTGACCGCGGGGATTTGTTTAAGTTTGGAAGCTTTGAAAACCGCAAAGGGGCCGCAAAGCCGCGCCCCCTCTGCACACCCCTTGGGCTTTTTTTTAGTAGTGCAAGGGATTCGTTGTTCTTATTTGTTGACTTGTGTCTGTATGCTTCGGTATTCAGCGCGCTACGCTGTGCCGATGTTGTTTTATTTCCTCACTTTCTCCGTGATTCACTTCTGGCAAGGTGTCTGTATTCTTCGGTATTCAGCGCACTACGCTATGCCGATATTATTTTATTTCTTCACTTTCTCAGTGATTCACTTCTGGCAAGGTGTCTGTATTCTTCGATACTCAGCGCGCTGCTCTATGCCGATATTATTTCATTTCTTCACTTTCTCCGTGATTCACTTCTGGCAAGGTCTCTGTATTCTTCGATACTCAGCGCGCTACTCTATGCCGATATTATTTCATTTCTTCACTTTCTCTATGATTCACTTCCGGCAAGGTGTCTGTATTCTTCGATACTCAGCGCACTACGCGCTGCGATCTCTCGCTTTGAATCTCAGGTGAGGGGAGGCAGGCTGCTGGTGGTGACGTTAGCGGAGCCCCCGTCAGCGAGGTGAGGATAGCTGCTGCCACCGAGCGCACTGTTTGAGCGAAGCGAGTTTGCGCGAATGGCAGCAAACCGGCGCCGCAGCCGAGCAGGGGGCGCAGCGTGTCACCACCAGCAGCCTGCCTCCCCTCGCCGTCCCTTCACCAACCGAAGTACCACAGCCACCCAATCTCTCACAACCAACCAAACAACCAAACAAACAACCAAACAAACAACCAACCAGGCAGCCTCCCTAAGCCACAACATCACAACATTCACACCATCCGATACAACTCCAAAACATCCTCCGTATAAACCCCCGGCCGCTCATAAACCACCAGCGGCCGCTCAACCCGAATCCTGGAATTCCCGCCCTTACAAGCCTCGATCAACACCATATTCGGCTCCTTATCAATAAAAGGATACACCAGCTGCATCCTCTTAGGCTCCAGCTTATACTTCGTCAAAGTCGCCATCAGCTCCACAAGCCGAAACGGCCTGTGCACCAGAAAAAACCGCCCCCTGTCCTTCAGGACCCGGGCAGCCTGACAAGCCACATCATCAAACGAACACAAAATCTCATGCCTCGCGATCGCCTTCGGAAGATGCGGATTCGTCAACCCATGCTGCCCGATCATATACGGCGGATTACACGTCACCACATCAAAAGAAGCCGCCCCAAAAATCCCGGCAGCCTCCCTGATATCACCCTCAACGATCCGAACCCTGTCCTCAAGACCATTAT from Blautia sp. SC05B48 encodes:
- the rsmI gene encoding 16S rRNA (cytidine(1402)-2'-O)-methyltransferase, which gives rise to MKQNGKLYLCATPIGNLEDITLRVLRTLREVDLIAAEDTRNSIKLLNHFDIKTPMTSYHEYNKIDKGHVLVEKLLAGTNIALITDAGTPGISDPGEELAAMCYEAGIEVTSLPGPAACITALTLSGLHTRRFAFEAFLPADKKERKTILEELSCETRTIILYEAPHRLVRTLGELREALGNRRMTLCRELTKKHETAFRTTIDDLMDFYKDEKPLGECVLVIEGRSRSEMEAEKRASWEEISIAEHVAMYEQQGNSRKDAMKLAAKDRGVSKRDIYKALLDGEGSAE
- the gyrA gene encoding DNA gyrase subunit A, with the translated sequence MEDNIFDKVHEVDLEKTMKESYIDYAMSVIASRALPDVRDGLKPVQRRVLYSMIELNNGPDKPHRKCARIVGDTMGKYHPHGDSSIYGALVNMAQEWSTRYPLVDGHGNFGSVDGDGAAAMRYTEARLSKISMEMLADINKDTVDFQPNFDETEREPVVLPARFPNLLVNGTTGIAVGMATNIPPHNLRETINAVVKIIDNIVEEDRETAMEELLEIVKGPDFPTGATILGTRGIEEAYRTGRGKIRVRAVTNIETLPNGKARIVVTELPYLVNKARLIEKIAELVRDKKIDGITDLNDHSSREGMRICIDLRKDANANVILNLLYKHTQLQDTFGVIMLSLVPNHGSMEPKVLNLKEMLEYYLEHQENVVRRRTQYDLNKAQERAHILEGLLKALDNIDEVIRIIRGSRNVQIAKQELIDRFELTDVQAQAIVDMRLRALTGLEREKLEAEYAELMEKIRKFQAILADRKLLLRVIREEILAIAEKYGDDRKTSIGYDVYDISTEDLIPRENTVIAMTKLGYIKRMTVDNFRSQNRGGRGIKGMQTIEDDYIEELLMTTTHHYLMFFTNTGRVYRLKAYEIPEAGRTARGTAIINLLQLVPGEKITAVIPLRKYEEGHYLMMATKKGLVKKTPIKDYENVRKTGLTAIVLRDDDELIEVKATDNNKDIILVTRDGQCIRFKETDVRSTGRASMGVRGMNLTDGDEVVAMQLNTQGDYLLVASENGMGKRTAMSEFAVQNRGGKGVKCYKITEKTGNVVGAKAVNEENEIMMITTEGIIIRLQCADISVLGRITSGVKMINLTEGVTVASIAKVRDKDPEADTNDKKTDGETGDNEEGSAEEAVTGSEEE
- a CDS encoding tRNA1(Val) (adenine(37)-N6)-methyltransferase, giving the protein MRSDLVYCGERVDDLQNGLFVIQDPKKFCFGMDAVLLSGFARVKRGEVALDMGTGTGIIPILLSDRTDGEHFTGLEIQHECAEMADRSVRYNGLEDRVRIVEGDIREAAGIFGAASFDVVTCNPPYMIGQHGLTNPHLPKAIARHEILCSFDDVACQAARVLKDRGRFFLVHRPFRLVELMATLTKYKLEPKRMQLVYPFIDKEPNMVLIEACKGGNSRIRVERPLVVYERPGVYTEDVLELYRMV
- the gyrB gene encoding DNA topoisomerase (ATP-hydrolyzing) subunit B — translated: MGAENTEYGADQIQILEGLEAVRKRPGMYIGSTSSRGLHHLVYEIVDNAVDEALAGFCTEIHVDINPDNSITVTDNGRGIPVGINHKAGIPAVEVVFTILHAGGKFGGGGYKVSGGLHGVGASVVNALSEWLEVTIYREGKEYRQRYERGKTMYPLKVVGDCEPGLSGTKVYFLPDKEIFEETVYDYDILKQRLREMAFLTKGLRIVLEDKREGQEREKVFHYEGGIREFVSYLNRSKEALYPEIIYCEGEKDGVSVEVALQHNDSYTENTYGFVNNINTPEGGTHITGFRNAITNTFNDYARKNKLLKDSEPNLSGDDIREGLTAIVSVKIENPQFEGQTKQKLGNSEARGAVDSVVSKQLEIFLEQNPAVAKATVEKSVLAQRAREAARKARDLTRRKSALDSMSLPGKLADCSDKNPENCEIYIVEGDSAGGSAKTARNRATQAILPLRGKILNVEKARLDKIYGNKEIKAMITAFGTGIHEDFDISKLRYHKIIIMTDADVDGAHIATLLLTFLYRFMPELIKQGYVYLAQPPLYKVEKNKKVWYAYDDNELNNILTEIGRDGNNKIQRYKGLGEMDAEQLWETTMDPEKRILLRVTMDEAATSEIDLTFTTLMGDKVEPRREFIEENARFVKNLDI